A portion of the Oryzias melastigma strain HK-1 linkage group LG1, ASM292280v2, whole genome shotgun sequence genome contains these proteins:
- the cep20 gene encoding lisH domain-containing protein FOPNL has product METIMELKSAIRETLEARGVLPELRARMRAEVFSALDEQHESQPPLSHENLIINELIREYLVFNRYRHTASVLTAESGLPEANLDRQFLADELKVSQDASSKSVPLLYGLVSHFMNSGDDRGRVFLQGGASVKPPPGAPQ; this is encoded by the exons ATGGAGACCATCATGGAGCTCAAAAGCG CCATCAGGGAGACTCTAGAGGCTCGCGGCGTTCTGCCCGAACTAAGGGCGCGCATGCGAGCGGAAGTGTTCAGTGCCCTGGATGAGCAGCACGAGTCTCAACCGCCGCTGTCCCATGAAAACCTGATCATCAACGAGCTCATCCGGGAGTACCTGGTGTTCAACAGGTACAGGCACACCGCCTCCGTTCTCACAGCAG AGTCCGGGCTACCTGAAGCTAACTTGGACAGACAGTTTCTGGCAGACGAGCTGAAGGTGTCACAGGATGCGAGCTCCAAGTCTGT ACCTCTTCTGTATGGCCTGGTGTCTCACTTCATGAACAGCGGTGATGACAGAGGACGGGTGTTTCTCcagggaggagcttctgtaAAACCACCTCCAGGAGCTCCTCAGTGA